A window of Cydia pomonella isolate Wapato2018A chromosome 22, ilCydPomo1, whole genome shotgun sequence contains these coding sequences:
- the LOC133530260 gene encoding vacuolar protein sorting-associated protein 35 isoform X2, with protein MTNQASPVEEQEKLLDEALNVVKVQAFQMKRCLDKSKLMDALKHASTMLGELRTSLLSPKSYYELYMAITDELRHLELYLLEEFRRGRKVADLYELVQYAGNIVPRLYLLITVGLVYINTNTSLRRDLLKDLVEMCRGVQHPLRGLFLRNYLLQCTRNVLPDSHEPENENEGTVRDAIDFILMNFAEMNKLWVRMQHQGHSRDKERRERERSELRILVGTNLVRLSQLECVTVAEYKRCVLPAILEQVVSCRDAIAQEYLQECCIQVFPDEFHLATLQPFLKSCAELQPGVNIKNIITALIERLQHYSQRSENGVNFVVTEDGQEQQVQLFEVFSDQVAAITQSRTDMPPEDTLSLQLALLKLAQRCHPDRLNYVDKVLAHTDTICKDILQNSGKTHMEQNTPVFKELMKILKLPGEQYKDVLTLTKLQHYRPLIAHLPHAGRASLAAHLASLLIDAGTIVSTPEDVSTRILQLPGEQHKDVLTLTKLQHYRPLIAHLPHAGRASLAAHLASLLIDAGTIVSTPEDVSTRILQLPGEQYKDVLTLTKLQHYRPLIAHLPHAGRASLAAHLASLLIDAGTIVSTPEDVSTRILQLPGEQYKDVLTLTKLQHYRPLIAHLPHAGRASLAAHLASLLIDAGTIVSTPEDVESVLSMLDVLVHDQPDQPANPDPDDFAEEQWLLARLIHQFKSPGADQQYLILSASRRALQGGGAARLQHTFPPLLFHAYRLAEQYKDEKDQDEMWEKKCQKIFQFCHQSISMLVKAELAELPLRLYLQGALAISEIGFANHETLAYEFIAQAFSLYEDEIPDSRAQLQALTLLIATAEQARCLGAESMEPLRSSCALAAGKLLKKPDQARAAALCAHLYWKRDKDGGPVGILHVPPPRRGEHGAAALVVRAGGRQAAQEARPGARRRAVRAPLLEEGQGRRPGGYTTCPPPQARRAWSRCARRARWRPASCSRSPTRRAPPRCARTSTGRGTRTAARWVYYMSPPPRRGEHGAAALVVRAGGRQAAQEARPGARRRAVRAPLLEEGQGRRPGGYTTCPPPQARRAWSRCARRARWRPASCSRSPTRRAPPRCARTSTGRGTRTAARWVYYMSPPPGAESMEPLRSSCALAAGKLLKKPDQARAAALCAHLYWKRDKDGGPVGILHVPPPRRGEHGAAALVVRAGGRQAAQEARPGARRRAVRAPLLEEGQGRRPGGYTTCPPPQARRAWSRCARRARWRPASCSRSPTRRAPPRCARTSTGRGTRTAARWVYYMSPPPGAESMEPLRSSCALAAGKLLKKPDQARAAALCAHLYWKRDKDGGPWALSDAARALECLRKAARVAAQCMDGAVQAQLLAELLGRYALLRTRRHPGLTPQLIHTVIAKIREELGNVEASEEAEQIARHFHNTLRHLRRSAPDLPALDDALLQ; from the exons ATGACGAACCAGGCGTCTCCGGTGGAGGAGCAGGAGAAGCTGCTGGATGAGGCGCTGAACGTCGTCAAAGTCCAG GCATTTCAGATGAAGCGATGCCTGGACAAGTCGAAGCTAATGGATGCGCTGAAGCATGCATCCACCATGCTCGGAGAGCTGCGCACTTCGCTGCTCTCGCCCAAGAGCTACTATGAGCTCT ACATGGCTATAACCGATGAGCTCCGCCACCTCGAGCTGTACCTCCTCGAAGAGTTCCGTCGCGGTCGCAAAGTTGCCGATCTATATGAGCTCGTACAATACGCTGGCAACATCGTGCCGCGGTTATACTTGCTTATTACTGTGGGTCTAGTATACATCAATACGAATACTAGTCTTCGACGTGATCTGCTTAAG GATCTGGTAGAGATGTGCCGCGGCGTGCAGCACCCGCTGCGCGGGTTGTTCCTCCGCAACTACCTGCTGCAGTGCACCCGCAACGTGCTGCCGGACTCACACGAGCCTGAGAACGAGAATGAGGGCACT GTTCGTGATGCGATCGACTTCATCCTGATGAACTTCGCGGAGATGAACAAACTGTGGGTCCGTATGCAGCATCAGGGGCATTCGAG GGACAAGGAGCGGCGTGAGCGCGAGCGCTCCGAGTTGCGGATTCTCGTCGGAACTAATTTAGTGCGGCTCAGCCAGCTCGAGTGCGTCACGGTGGCCGAGTACAAGCGCTGCGTGCTGCCCGCCATCCTGGAGCAAGTCGTGTCCTGCAGGGACGCCATCGCGCAGGAATACCTACAAGAATGTTGTATACAG GTTTTTCCGGACGAGTTCCACCTGGCGACTCTCCAGCCGTTCCTGAAGTCCTGTGCCGAGTTGCAGCCAGGAGTCAACATCAAAAACATCATCACAGCCCTTATTGAGCGCTTGCAGCATTATAGCCAG CGGAGCGAGAACGGAGTGAACTTCGTGGTGACGGAGGACGGGCAGGAGCAGCAGGTGCAGCTGTTCGAGGTGTTCTCCGACCAGGTGGCCGCCATCACGCAG AGCCGCACGGACATGCCTCCAGAGGACACGTTAAGTCTCCAACTGGCACTGCTGAAGCTCGCTCAGCGCTGCCACCCGGACCGGCTCAACTACGTCGACAAAGTTCTGGCACATACGGATACCATCTGCAAAGACATTTTACAAAACAG CGGCAAAACGCACATGGAACAGAACACCCCAGTGTTCAAAGAGCTGATGAAGATCCTGAAGCTGCCCGGCGAGCAGTACAAGGACGTGCTGACCCTCACCAAGCTGCAGCACTACCGGCCGCTCATCGCGCACCTGCCGCACGCGGGCCGCGCCAGTCTGGCGGCGCACCTGGCCTCGCTGCTCATTGATGCTGGGACCATCGTGTCCACACCTGAAGACGTAAGTACGAGGATCCTGCAGCTGCCCGGCGAGCAGCACAAGGACGTGCTGACCCTCACCAAGCTGCAGCACTACCGGCCGCTCATCGCGCACCTGCCGCACGCGGGCCGCGCCAGTCTGGCGGCGCACCTGGCCTCGCTGCTCATTGATGCTGGGACCATCGTGTCCACACCTGAAGACGTAAGTACGAGGATCCTGCAGCTGCCCGGCGAGCAGTACAAGGACGTGCTGACCCTCACCAAGCTGCAGCACTACCGGCCGCTCATCGCGCACCTGCCGCACGCGGGCCGCGCCAGTCTGGCGGCGCACCTGGCCTCGCTGCTCATTGATGCTGGGACCATCGTGTCCACACCTGAAGACGTAAGTACGAGGATCCTGCAGCTGCCCGGCGAGCAGTACAAGGACGTGCTGACCCTCACCAAGCTGCAGCACTACCGGCCGCTCATCGCGCACCTGCCGCACGCGGGCCGCGCCAGTCTGGCGGCGCACCTGGCCTCGCTGCTCATTGATGCTGGGACCATCGTGTCCACACCTGAAGAC GTGGAGTCCGTGTTGTCCATGTTGGACGTGCTGGTCCACGACCAGCCCGACCAGCCCGCCAACCCGGACCCGGATGATTTTGCCGAGGAACAGTGGCTCCTAGCGAG GTTGATCCACCAGTTCAAGTCGCCGGGCGCGGACCAGCAGTACCTGATCCTGAGCGCGAGCCGCCGCGCGCTGcagggcggcggcgcggcgcggctcCAGCACACCTTCCCGCCGCTGCTGTTCCACGCGTACAGACTGGCTGAGCAGTACAAAGACGAGAAAGATCAG GACGAGATGTGGGAGAAGAAGTGTCAAAAGATCTTCCAGTTCTGCCACCAGAGCATCAGCATGTTGGTGAAGGCCGAGCTGGCGGAGTTGCCTCTGCG GTTGTACCTACAAGGAGCTCTAGCGATCAGCGAGATAGGCTTCGCGAATCACGAAACGCTCGCCTACGAGTTCATCGCGCAGGCTTTCTCTCTCTACGAGGACGAGATCCCGGACTCCCGGGCGCAGCTACAGGCTTTAACGTTACTCATTGCCACGGCTGAACAGGCCCGCTgcttag GCGCGGAGAGCATGGAGCCGCTGCGCTCGTCGTGCGCGCTGGCGGCCGGCAAGCTGCTCAAGAAGCCCGACcaggcgcgcgccgccgcgctgtGCGCGCACCTCTACTGGAAGAGGGACAAGGACGGCGGCCCGGTGGGTATACTACATGTCCCCCCCCCCAGGCGCGGAGAGCATGGAGCCGCTGCGCTCGTCGTGCGCGCTGGCGGCCGGCAAGCTGCTCAAGAAGCCCGACcaggcgcgcgccgccgcgctgtGCGCGCACCTCTACTGGAAGAGGGACAAGGACGGCGGCCCGGTGGGTATACTACATGTCCCCCCCCCCAGGCGCGGAGAGCATGGAGCCGCTGCGCTCGTCGTGCGCGCTGGCGGCCGGCAAGCTGCTCAAGAAGCCCGACcaggcgcgcgccgccgcgctgtGCGCGCACCTCTACTGGAAGAGGGACAAGGACGGCGGCCCGGTGGGTATACTACatgtcccccccccccaggCGCGGAGAGCATGGAGCCGCTGCGCTCGTCGTGCGCGCTGGCGGCCGGCAAGCTGCTCAAGAAGCCCGACcaggcgcgcgccgccgcgctgtGCGCGCACCTCTACTGGAAGAGGGACAAGGACGGCGGCCCGGTGGGTATACTACATGTCCCCCCCCCCAGGCGCGGAGAGCATGGAGCCGCTGCGCTCGTCGTGCGCGCTGGCGGCCGGCAAGCTGCTCAAGAAGCCCGACcaggcgcgcgccgccgcgctgtGCGCGCACCTCTACTGGAAGAGGGACAAGGACGGCGGCCCGGTGGGTATACTACATGTCCCCCCCCCCAGGCGCGGAGAGCATGGAGCCGCTGCGCTCGTCGTGCGCGCTGGCGGCCGGCAAGCTGCTCAAGAAGCCCGACcaggcgcgcgccgccgcgctgtGCGCGCACCTCTACTGGAAGAGGGACAAGGACGGCGGCCCGGTGGGTATACTACATGTCCCCCCCCCCAGGCGCGGAGAGCATGGAGCCGCTGCGCTCGTCGTGCGCGCTGGCGGCCGGCAAGCTGCTCAAGAAGCCCGACcaggcgcgcgccgccgcgctgtGCGCGCACCTCTACTGGAAGAGGGACAAGGACGGCGGCCCGGTGGGTATACTACATGTCCCCCCCCCCAGGCGCGGAGAGCATGGAGCCGCTGCGCTCGTCGTGCGCGCTGGCGGCCGGCAAGCTGCTCAAGAAGCCCGACcaggcgcgcgccgccgcgctgtGCGCGCACCTCTACTGGAAGAGGGACAAGGACGGCGGCCCGGTGGGTATACTACATGTCCCCCCCCCCAGGCGCGGAGAGCATGGAGCCGCTGCGCTCGTCGTGCGCGCTGGCGGCCGGCAAGCTGCTCAAGAAGCCCGACcaggcgcgcgccgccgcgctgtGCGCGCACCTCTACTGGAAGAGGGACAAGGACGGCGGCCCG TGGGCGCTGAGcgacgcggcgcgcgcgctggagTGCCTGCGCAAGGCGGCGCGCGTGGCCGCGCAGTGCATGGACGGCGCCGTGCAGGCGCAGCTGCTCGCCGAGCTGCTGGGCCGGTACGCGCTGCTCAGGACCCGGAGGCATCCCGGCCTCACCCCGCAACTCATACATACG GTGATCGCGAAGATTCGCGAAGAACTAGGCAACGTGGAGGCGAGTGAGGAGGCCGAGCAGATAGCGAGGCACTTCCACAACACGCTGCGGCACCTGCGGCGCTCGGCCCCCGACTTGCCGGCCTTGGACGACGCGCTCTTACAGTAG
- the LOC133530260 gene encoding vacuolar protein sorting-associated protein 35 isoform X1 — MMTVNNPFLYIWSNAQMTNQASPVEEQEKLLDEALNVVKVQAFQMKRCLDKSKLMDALKHASTMLGELRTSLLSPKSYYELYMAITDELRHLELYLLEEFRRGRKVADLYELVQYAGNIVPRLYLLITVGLVYINTNTSLRRDLLKDLVEMCRGVQHPLRGLFLRNYLLQCTRNVLPDSHEPENENEGTVRDAIDFILMNFAEMNKLWVRMQHQGHSRDKERRERERSELRILVGTNLVRLSQLECVTVAEYKRCVLPAILEQVVSCRDAIAQEYLQECCIQVFPDEFHLATLQPFLKSCAELQPGVNIKNIITALIERLQHYSQRSENGVNFVVTEDGQEQQVQLFEVFSDQVAAITQSRTDMPPEDTLSLQLALLKLAQRCHPDRLNYVDKVLAHTDTICKDILQNSGKTHMEQNTPVFKELMKILKLPGEQYKDVLTLTKLQHYRPLIAHLPHAGRASLAAHLASLLIDAGTIVSTPEDVSTRILQLPGEQHKDVLTLTKLQHYRPLIAHLPHAGRASLAAHLASLLIDAGTIVSTPEDVSTRILQLPGEQYKDVLTLTKLQHYRPLIAHLPHAGRASLAAHLASLLIDAGTIVSTPEDVSTRILQLPGEQYKDVLTLTKLQHYRPLIAHLPHAGRASLAAHLASLLIDAGTIVSTPEDVESVLSMLDVLVHDQPDQPANPDPDDFAEEQWLLARLIHQFKSPGADQQYLILSASRRALQGGGAARLQHTFPPLLFHAYRLAEQYKDEKDQDEMWEKKCQKIFQFCHQSISMLVKAELAELPLRLYLQGALAISEIGFANHETLAYEFIAQAFSLYEDEIPDSRAQLQALTLLIATAEQARCLGAESMEPLRSSCALAAGKLLKKPDQARAAALCAHLYWKRDKDGGPVGILHVPPPRRGEHGAAALVVRAGGRQAAQEARPGARRRAVRAPLLEEGQGRRPGGYTTCPPPQARRAWSRCARRARWRPASCSRSPTRRAPPRCARTSTGRGTRTAARWVYYMSPPPRRGEHGAAALVVRAGGRQAAQEARPGARRRAVRAPLLEEGQGRRPGGYTTCPPPQARRAWSRCARRARWRPASCSRSPTRRAPPRCARTSTGRGTRTAARWVYYMSPPPGAESMEPLRSSCALAAGKLLKKPDQARAAALCAHLYWKRDKDGGPVGILHVPPPRRGEHGAAALVVRAGGRQAAQEARPGARRRAVRAPLLEEGQGRRPGGYTTCPPPQARRAWSRCARRARWRPASCSRSPTRRAPPRCARTSTGRGTRTAARWVYYMSPPPGAESMEPLRSSCALAAGKLLKKPDQARAAALCAHLYWKRDKDGGPWALSDAARALECLRKAARVAAQCMDGAVQAQLLAELLGRYALLRTRRHPGLTPQLIHTVIAKIREELGNVEASEEAEQIARHFHNTLRHLRRSAPDLPALDDALLQ; from the exons ATGATGACTGTTAACAACCCGTTTCTGTACATTTGGTCGAAT GCGCAAATGACGAACCAGGCGTCTCCGGTGGAGGAGCAGGAGAAGCTGCTGGATGAGGCGCTGAACGTCGTCAAAGTCCAG GCATTTCAGATGAAGCGATGCCTGGACAAGTCGAAGCTAATGGATGCGCTGAAGCATGCATCCACCATGCTCGGAGAGCTGCGCACTTCGCTGCTCTCGCCCAAGAGCTACTATGAGCTCT ACATGGCTATAACCGATGAGCTCCGCCACCTCGAGCTGTACCTCCTCGAAGAGTTCCGTCGCGGTCGCAAAGTTGCCGATCTATATGAGCTCGTACAATACGCTGGCAACATCGTGCCGCGGTTATACTTGCTTATTACTGTGGGTCTAGTATACATCAATACGAATACTAGTCTTCGACGTGATCTGCTTAAG GATCTGGTAGAGATGTGCCGCGGCGTGCAGCACCCGCTGCGCGGGTTGTTCCTCCGCAACTACCTGCTGCAGTGCACCCGCAACGTGCTGCCGGACTCACACGAGCCTGAGAACGAGAATGAGGGCACT GTTCGTGATGCGATCGACTTCATCCTGATGAACTTCGCGGAGATGAACAAACTGTGGGTCCGTATGCAGCATCAGGGGCATTCGAG GGACAAGGAGCGGCGTGAGCGCGAGCGCTCCGAGTTGCGGATTCTCGTCGGAACTAATTTAGTGCGGCTCAGCCAGCTCGAGTGCGTCACGGTGGCCGAGTACAAGCGCTGCGTGCTGCCCGCCATCCTGGAGCAAGTCGTGTCCTGCAGGGACGCCATCGCGCAGGAATACCTACAAGAATGTTGTATACAG GTTTTTCCGGACGAGTTCCACCTGGCGACTCTCCAGCCGTTCCTGAAGTCCTGTGCCGAGTTGCAGCCAGGAGTCAACATCAAAAACATCATCACAGCCCTTATTGAGCGCTTGCAGCATTATAGCCAG CGGAGCGAGAACGGAGTGAACTTCGTGGTGACGGAGGACGGGCAGGAGCAGCAGGTGCAGCTGTTCGAGGTGTTCTCCGACCAGGTGGCCGCCATCACGCAG AGCCGCACGGACATGCCTCCAGAGGACACGTTAAGTCTCCAACTGGCACTGCTGAAGCTCGCTCAGCGCTGCCACCCGGACCGGCTCAACTACGTCGACAAAGTTCTGGCACATACGGATACCATCTGCAAAGACATTTTACAAAACAG CGGCAAAACGCACATGGAACAGAACACCCCAGTGTTCAAAGAGCTGATGAAGATCCTGAAGCTGCCCGGCGAGCAGTACAAGGACGTGCTGACCCTCACCAAGCTGCAGCACTACCGGCCGCTCATCGCGCACCTGCCGCACGCGGGCCGCGCCAGTCTGGCGGCGCACCTGGCCTCGCTGCTCATTGATGCTGGGACCATCGTGTCCACACCTGAAGACGTAAGTACGAGGATCCTGCAGCTGCCCGGCGAGCAGCACAAGGACGTGCTGACCCTCACCAAGCTGCAGCACTACCGGCCGCTCATCGCGCACCTGCCGCACGCGGGCCGCGCCAGTCTGGCGGCGCACCTGGCCTCGCTGCTCATTGATGCTGGGACCATCGTGTCCACACCTGAAGACGTAAGTACGAGGATCCTGCAGCTGCCCGGCGAGCAGTACAAGGACGTGCTGACCCTCACCAAGCTGCAGCACTACCGGCCGCTCATCGCGCACCTGCCGCACGCGGGCCGCGCCAGTCTGGCGGCGCACCTGGCCTCGCTGCTCATTGATGCTGGGACCATCGTGTCCACACCTGAAGACGTAAGTACGAGGATCCTGCAGCTGCCCGGCGAGCAGTACAAGGACGTGCTGACCCTCACCAAGCTGCAGCACTACCGGCCGCTCATCGCGCACCTGCCGCACGCGGGCCGCGCCAGTCTGGCGGCGCACCTGGCCTCGCTGCTCATTGATGCTGGGACCATCGTGTCCACACCTGAAGAC GTGGAGTCCGTGTTGTCCATGTTGGACGTGCTGGTCCACGACCAGCCCGACCAGCCCGCCAACCCGGACCCGGATGATTTTGCCGAGGAACAGTGGCTCCTAGCGAG GTTGATCCACCAGTTCAAGTCGCCGGGCGCGGACCAGCAGTACCTGATCCTGAGCGCGAGCCGCCGCGCGCTGcagggcggcggcgcggcgcggctcCAGCACACCTTCCCGCCGCTGCTGTTCCACGCGTACAGACTGGCTGAGCAGTACAAAGACGAGAAAGATCAG GACGAGATGTGGGAGAAGAAGTGTCAAAAGATCTTCCAGTTCTGCCACCAGAGCATCAGCATGTTGGTGAAGGCCGAGCTGGCGGAGTTGCCTCTGCG GTTGTACCTACAAGGAGCTCTAGCGATCAGCGAGATAGGCTTCGCGAATCACGAAACGCTCGCCTACGAGTTCATCGCGCAGGCTTTCTCTCTCTACGAGGACGAGATCCCGGACTCCCGGGCGCAGCTACAGGCTTTAACGTTACTCATTGCCACGGCTGAACAGGCCCGCTgcttag GCGCGGAGAGCATGGAGCCGCTGCGCTCGTCGTGCGCGCTGGCGGCCGGCAAGCTGCTCAAGAAGCCCGACcaggcgcgcgccgccgcgctgtGCGCGCACCTCTACTGGAAGAGGGACAAGGACGGCGGCCCGGTGGGTATACTACATGTCCCCCCCCCCAGGCGCGGAGAGCATGGAGCCGCTGCGCTCGTCGTGCGCGCTGGCGGCCGGCAAGCTGCTCAAGAAGCCCGACcaggcgcgcgccgccgcgctgtGCGCGCACCTCTACTGGAAGAGGGACAAGGACGGCGGCCCGGTGGGTATACTACATGTCCCCCCCCCCAGGCGCGGAGAGCATGGAGCCGCTGCGCTCGTCGTGCGCGCTGGCGGCCGGCAAGCTGCTCAAGAAGCCCGACcaggcgcgcgccgccgcgctgtGCGCGCACCTCTACTGGAAGAGGGACAAGGACGGCGGCCCGGTGGGTATACTACatgtcccccccccccaggCGCGGAGAGCATGGAGCCGCTGCGCTCGTCGTGCGCGCTGGCGGCCGGCAAGCTGCTCAAGAAGCCCGACcaggcgcgcgccgccgcgctgtGCGCGCACCTCTACTGGAAGAGGGACAAGGACGGCGGCCCGGTGGGTATACTACATGTCCCCCCCCCCAGGCGCGGAGAGCATGGAGCCGCTGCGCTCGTCGTGCGCGCTGGCGGCCGGCAAGCTGCTCAAGAAGCCCGACcaggcgcgcgccgccgcgctgtGCGCGCACCTCTACTGGAAGAGGGACAAGGACGGCGGCCCGGTGGGTATACTACATGTCCCCCCCCCCAGGCGCGGAGAGCATGGAGCCGCTGCGCTCGTCGTGCGCGCTGGCGGCCGGCAAGCTGCTCAAGAAGCCCGACcaggcgcgcgccgccgcgctgtGCGCGCACCTCTACTGGAAGAGGGACAAGGACGGCGGCCCGGTGGGTATACTACATGTCCCCCCCCCCAGGCGCGGAGAGCATGGAGCCGCTGCGCTCGTCGTGCGCGCTGGCGGCCGGCAAGCTGCTCAAGAAGCCCGACcaggcgcgcgccgccgcgctgtGCGCGCACCTCTACTGGAAGAGGGACAAGGACGGCGGCCCGGTGGGTATACTACATGTCCCCCCCCCCAGGCGCGGAGAGCATGGAGCCGCTGCGCTCGTCGTGCGCGCTGGCGGCCGGCAAGCTGCTCAAGAAGCCCGACcaggcgcgcgccgccgcgctgtGCGCGCACCTCTACTGGAAGAGGGACAAGGACGGCGGCCCGGTGGGTATACTACATGTCCCCCCCCCCAGGCGCGGAGAGCATGGAGCCGCTGCGCTCGTCGTGCGCGCTGGCGGCCGGCAAGCTGCTCAAGAAGCCCGACcaggcgcgcgccgccgcgctgtGCGCGCACCTCTACTGGAAGAGGGACAAGGACGGCGGCCCG TGGGCGCTGAGcgacgcggcgcgcgcgctggagTGCCTGCGCAAGGCGGCGCGCGTGGCCGCGCAGTGCATGGACGGCGCCGTGCAGGCGCAGCTGCTCGCCGAGCTGCTGGGCCGGTACGCGCTGCTCAGGACCCGGAGGCATCCCGGCCTCACCCCGCAACTCATACATACG GTGATCGCGAAGATTCGCGAAGAACTAGGCAACGTGGAGGCGAGTGAGGAGGCCGAGCAGATAGCGAGGCACTTCCACAACACGCTGCGGCACCTGCGGCGCTCGGCCCCCGACTTGCCGGCCTTGGACGACGCGCTCTTACAGTAG